In Fodinibius saliphilus, a genomic segment contains:
- a CDS encoding septal ring lytic transglycosylase RlpA family protein, with protein sequence MRYILLLTILVALFITSCGTTSRFNKTEAEGKSKPLKKGAVIEKGRASWYGPKFHGKLTANGEKYDMYGLTAAHRTLPFNTILEVQNLDNNKSVQVRINDRGPYAKDRIIDLSKKAAQKIEMLGPGTANVKLVLMSENLAGPLPQNLKVPTYTVQLASYKKENKAFSHSQKIKGARVETVNLQKGTVYRVYYGVYTDKTEARQNQRKLKRKGYEGYVKQIEN encoded by the coding sequence TTGCGATATATTTTACTACTTACAATTTTAGTAGCTCTTTTTATCACCTCTTGTGGTACCACCTCACGTTTTAATAAAACTGAGGCCGAAGGCAAGTCGAAACCATTAAAAAAGGGAGCTGTTATAGAAAAAGGTAGAGCTAGCTGGTACGGTCCAAAATTCCATGGAAAACTGACTGCCAATGGGGAAAAGTACGATATGTATGGTCTCACGGCAGCTCACCGCACATTACCGTTTAACACCATATTAGAAGTTCAGAACCTAGACAACAATAAATCAGTTCAAGTCCGCATTAATGATCGTGGCCCCTATGCAAAAGATCGAATTATCGATCTCTCTAAAAAAGCCGCACAAAAGATAGAAATGCTTGGTCCTGGCACCGCTAATGTAAAACTAGTTTTAATGAGTGAAAACCTGGCTGGCCCCCTCCCCCAAAATCTTAAAGTACCTACCTATACCGTACAACTTGCTTCATATAAAAAAGAGAACAAAGCCTTTAGTCACTCCCAAAAGATTAAAGGGGCTCGAGTAGAAACAGTCAACTTGCAAAAAGGAACAGTATATCGGGTCTATTATGGCGTTTATACTGATAAAACAGAGGCACGGCAAAATCAACGTAAACTTAAAAGAAAGGGATATGAAGGCTACGTTAAACAAATTGAAAATTGA
- a CDS encoding phytoene desaturase, whose amino-acid sequence MKKKIIVIGSGFGGLATASRLLSQGYEVELFEKRDKPGGRAYVYEIEGFKFDGGPTVITAPFLFDEIFEAAGKKREDYFDLVPCDPFYRIFNAEGEKFDYNGDHDFVLNEIEQWNPNDKEGYTKFLKSTKAIFNKGFVELADQPFLSLWDMIKVIPDLIKLQSHKTVYQYISKFIDDDFLKKVFSFHPLLVGGNPFDTTSIYAMIHYLEREWGVHYAMGGTGAIVNALVRLIKEQGGTIHLNAEVDKILVKEGQATGIQLTNGSQYKANQVVSNADVAFTYRHMIDAKDRSTYSNRKIERMKYSMSLFVIYFGTKRRYLNSELEHHNIILGERYRELLSDIFHDKKLAEDFSLYLHMPTKTDPSLAPEGCEGFYVLSPVPHLDSGTDWEAKAKPYRDAIINFLEENYLPNLEENIVVEHHIDPLHFKQTLNSFKGSAFSVEPILTQSAWFRPHNKSEDIDDLFFVGAGTHPGAGLPGVLSSAKIAEQLICNP is encoded by the coding sequence ATGAAGAAGAAAATTATTGTCATCGGCAGTGGTTTTGGGGGACTTGCAACGGCATCACGCCTGCTATCGCAAGGGTATGAAGTAGAACTATTTGAAAAACGTGATAAGCCCGGTGGCCGTGCCTATGTTTATGAAATAGAAGGGTTTAAATTTGATGGTGGCCCTACGGTTATTACTGCACCATTTTTGTTTGATGAAATCTTTGAAGCTGCCGGCAAAAAACGGGAGGATTATTTCGACTTAGTTCCTTGCGATCCTTTCTATCGCATCTTCAATGCTGAAGGTGAAAAATTTGATTACAACGGGGACCATGACTTTGTCCTTAATGAAATTGAGCAATGGAATCCCAATGACAAAGAAGGATATACTAAGTTCTTAAAATCGACTAAAGCTATCTTCAATAAAGGTTTTGTAGAGTTGGCTGACCAACCGTTTCTGAGCTTATGGGATATGATTAAAGTTATACCCGATCTTATTAAGCTCCAGTCACACAAAACGGTTTACCAATACATCTCCAAGTTTATTGACGATGATTTTTTGAAGAAGGTTTTTTCATTCCACCCGCTATTGGTAGGCGGAAACCCTTTTGACACTACCTCGATTTACGCCATGATTCACTACTTGGAGCGGGAATGGGGAGTGCACTATGCCATGGGGGGCACAGGAGCCATTGTAAATGCCTTAGTGCGGCTTATCAAGGAGCAAGGGGGGACAATACATCTCAATGCCGAAGTAGACAAGATTTTAGTGAAAGAGGGTCAAGCAACAGGCATTCAACTTACCAATGGATCCCAGTATAAAGCAAATCAGGTCGTCTCTAACGCAGATGTCGCCTTTACATATCGCCATATGATTGATGCAAAGGATCGCAGCACCTATAGTAACAGAAAGATTGAACGGATGAAATACAGTATGTCTCTTTTTGTGATATACTTCGGTACCAAAAGGCGTTACCTTAATTCAGAACTGGAACACCATAATATTATCTTGGGTGAACGCTACCGAGAATTGCTGTCTGATATTTTCCACGATAAAAAACTGGCTGAAGACTTTTCTCTCTACCTCCATATGCCCACCAAAACAGATCCCTCATTGGCTCCAGAAGGTTGTGAAGGGTTCTATGTACTTTCTCCCGTTCCCCATCTTGACAGTGGAACTGATTGGGAAGCCAAAGCTAAGCCCTATCGCGATGCCATCATTAACTTTTTAGAAGAAAATTATCTGCCCAATCTGGAAGAAAATATTGTAGTAGAACATCATATTGATCCCCTGCACTTTAAACAAACTCTTAATAGTTTCAAAGGTTCAGCTTTTTCAGTAGAACCGATACTAACGCAATCAGCATGGTTCCGGCCACATAATAAATCAGAAGATATTGATGATCTGTTTTTTGTCGGCGCTGGTACACATCCTGGAGCAGGGTTACCGGGCGTTCTTTCCTCAGCCAAGATTGCGGAACAACTGATTTGCAATCCTTAA